The following proteins come from a genomic window of Candidatus Methylomirabilota bacterium:
- the dnaX gene encoding DNA polymerase III subunit gamma/tau — MTYQVLARKWRPQVFDAVVGQDPVTRTLRNALASGRVAHAYLFTGPRGVGKTTTARLLAKALACTARTGTEACGACPSCRDFTSGAPVDVMEIDAASNTSVDDIRTLRENVKYAPARGRFKVYIVDEVHMLSGAAFNAFLKTLEEPPAHVVFILATTDPKKIPATVLSRCQRFDFRPIPPELLTASLTQILEQERVPFEPGALPVLIRAAEGSLRDALSLLDTAIAYGEGKLDEASVARLLGSSSPVHVRGFVSALLAGDGAAALEAVDRAASAGEDLGTLCREAIEMTRRLLVLKVAAGAPFADLTPAEAAELRAAAEPVSADELIYVLRAFLDADVEMRRSPHPRVELEIAAVRATRRPQPQAIETLIGKLEEAETRLRQMPPVAGGAARPVVVQETLLDARPAPAPPSSGPRAGGPVGSGSALPGNPAAPTPSTPRAPSAPMAPRAEPPASRRAPEPEPEPEALIDSAAADIDDGEAASTGDLETAWERVVGEVLKRKALLGSVLQHASPLRVEQGVLTLALQASGFHREMLNDRGNKELINEAVQRHVASARRFELDTNAATPAGGGGARNHPAVQAALSTFQGEVVAVRPRSPEEGESR, encoded by the coding sequence TTGACCTATCAGGTTCTCGCGAGGAAGTGGCGGCCGCAGGTCTTCGACGCGGTCGTCGGGCAAGACCCGGTCACGCGCACGCTGCGCAACGCGCTGGCCTCCGGTCGGGTCGCGCACGCCTATCTCTTCACCGGCCCGCGCGGGGTGGGCAAGACCACCACCGCGCGCCTCCTGGCCAAGGCACTCGCCTGTACCGCGCGCACCGGCACCGAGGCGTGCGGCGCGTGCCCCTCGTGCCGGGACTTCACCTCGGGCGCGCCGGTGGACGTGATGGAGATCGACGCGGCGTCCAACACGAGCGTCGACGACATCCGGACGCTACGCGAGAACGTCAAGTACGCGCCGGCGCGCGGCCGCTTCAAGGTCTACATCGTGGACGAGGTCCACATGCTCTCGGGCGCGGCGTTCAACGCCTTCCTCAAGACGCTGGAAGAGCCGCCCGCGCACGTGGTGTTCATCCTCGCCACCACCGATCCCAAGAAGATCCCGGCCACCGTGCTGTCGCGCTGCCAGCGCTTCGACTTCCGCCCGATCCCGCCCGAGCTGCTCACCGCGAGCCTCACGCAGATCCTCGAGCAGGAGCGGGTGCCCTTCGAGCCCGGCGCGCTGCCGGTCCTGATCCGCGCGGCGGAAGGAAGCCTGCGCGACGCGCTCTCGCTGCTGGACACCGCGATCGCTTATGGCGAGGGCAAGCTCGACGAGGCCAGTGTGGCGCGGCTGCTCGGCTCGTCCTCGCCGGTGCACGTGCGCGGCTTCGTGAGCGCGCTGCTGGCCGGAGACGGCGCCGCCGCGCTCGAGGCGGTCGATCGCGCCGCGAGCGCCGGTGAGGACCTGGGCACGCTCTGCCGCGAGGCGATCGAGATGACGCGGCGCCTGCTGGTGCTGAAGGTGGCCGCGGGCGCGCCCTTCGCCGATCTCACCCCGGCCGAGGCCGCCGAGCTGCGCGCCGCCGCGGAGCCGGTGAGCGCCGACGAGCTGATCTACGTGCTGCGCGCGTTCCTCGACGCCGACGTCGAGATGCGGCGATCGCCCCACCCGCGCGTGGAGCTGGAGATCGCGGCGGTGCGCGCGACGCGTCGGCCGCAGCCGCAGGCCATCGAGACCCTCATCGGCAAGCTCGAGGAAGCCGAGACCCGGCTGCGTCAGATGCCGCCGGTCGCCGGTGGCGCCGCGCGCCCGGTGGTGGTGCAGGAGACATTGCTCGACGCGCGGCCGGCGCCCGCGCCTCCCTCGTCGGGACCGCGCGCAGGCGGCCCCGTCGGATCCGGCTCCGCGCTCCCCGGGAATCCCGCCGCGCCCACCCCGTCGACGCCGCGCGCCCCGAGCGCGCCGATGGCCCCGCGCGCGGAGCCGCCGGCGAGTCGCCGCGCGCCCGAGCCCGAACCCGAGCCGGAAGCGCTGATCGACAGCGCGGCCGCCGACATCGACGACGGCGAGGCCGCATCGACCGGCGACCTCGAGACAGCGTGGGAACGGGTGGTCGGCGAGGTGCTGAAGCGCAAGGCCCTCCTGGGCTCGGTGTTGCAGCACGCCTCGCCGCTCCGGGTGGAGCAGGGCGTGCTCACCCTGGCGCTGCAGGCGAGCGGGTTCCACCGGGAGATGCTGAACGATCGCGGCAACAAGGAGCTGATCAACGAGGCGGTGCAGCGCCACGTGGCCTCGGCGCGACGCTTCGAGCTCGACACCAATGCCGCCACGCCGGCCGGCGGAGGCGGAGCGCGCAACCATCCCGCGGTGCAGGCCGCGCTGAGCACATTCCAGGGCGAGGTGGTCGCGGTGCGGCCGCGGAGCCCGGAGGAAGGAGAATCACGGTGA
- a CDS encoding YbaB/EbfC family nucleoid-associated protein yields the protein MKGFGNIMKEAQKLQAQMEQMQAEAAKKTVEATAGGGMVTVVANGKQELVSIKIDREVINPEDAQMLEDLVLAASNEALRKSREMVQAEMGKITAGLKIPGLGL from the coding sequence GTGAAAGGGTTCGGCAACATCATGAAGGAGGCCCAGAAGCTCCAGGCCCAGATGGAGCAGATGCAGGCGGAGGCCGCGAAGAAGACGGTGGAGGCCACCGCGGGCGGCGGCATGGTCACGGTGGTCGCCAACGGCAAGCAGGAGCTGGTGTCGATCAAGATCGACCGCGAGGTCATCAATCCCGAGGACGCGCAGATGCTCGAGGACCTGGTGCTGGCCGCCTCCAACGAGGCGCTGCGCAAGTCGCGGGAGATGGTGCAGGCCGAGATGGGCAAGATCACGGCCGGGCTCAAGATTCCCGGCCTCGGGTTGTAA